In Oncorhynchus gorbuscha isolate QuinsamMale2020 ecotype Even-year linkage group LG03, OgorEven_v1.0, whole genome shotgun sequence, the DNA window AAACTGTATCACATACATAAGGATtatccatttttattttttattttacctttatttaaccaggcaagtcagttaagaacaaattcttattttcaatgacggcctaggaacagtggggcagAACGAAATAGAAAAACTGTCAGTTATATTTAATCTAGTTCCTATTCAGGATGGCACAAAGTAAACTATGTTCTTACTCACATACCTTTATATCAGCACATACAGCACATGAACAAAGTGATCCCAGCTGTTGTTTGAGTGCCatccaggggcagaacgacatatcggggatttgaacccacaaccttccggttactagtcacacgctctaaccactaggctaccctgccgccccattgtgCCTCAAACAAACTGTTTCCTGAATTATCATGATGATGATGTTTAATTGTCACATCAACTGGATGAGCACagggaaatgtgttgttttacagggtcagccatagtagtatgacgcccctggagcaaattaggattaagttccttgctcaagggcacatcgacagatttttcaccttgtcggctcgggtattcaaaccagcTCGGCTACCTGCCAACCTGGACATGGACATAATGAAGTTATAATTCAACGGCTACATCATTTTTGTAAAACTCAAATTCCATAATACATGTGTAACGACAGTTTTACTACACAGGTAGTACAGCTCTGCAAGCTTACGTGCAATGTCCATGGTATTGTAGATGTATGTCTAAACTGAAAACTGTGATGTTTTTTCATACTGTCATTGTGGTTATATATTTGTAAGTAAAGTGAATTGCCTTATCAGAGTTGGTGCCTGTAGCAGTAGATATCACAATCTCAGTTGGAATAGAGCCCCCACCCCCAACAGTGTTTGATGTTCTGAGTAGTACCTTCAGTTTAACACCTTAAGAATGTCTAACACATTTCCCCAAATTGCCACTGGAGTGGTGTGCTCTCACAGCTGTTGAAAGACACAGCTATTGGATGGCACACAACAGCCGGGATCAAAGGGAAGAACAGACTGATACCTGTATCTATCCTCTACTCACTTTGTTCATGTGCTGTACGTGCTGATATAAAGGTATGTGAGTGAGAACATAGTTTACTTTGTGCCATCCTGAATAGGAACTAGATTAAATATAACTGACAGTTTTTCTATTTCGTCATGCTATGATTTTCATTTCTCTGTGTAAAGACCTTCATCTAGGGCATATTCAAGATAGTTTCACTGAGGTACAATGAATCATAATTTCTTATCAAGCTGTGGGAAGCATCACCACCTATCATCACTATTGGATGTAATGGTAGCAAAAATATGGTGCCCACCTGTGTGTGAAGCCCGATCAATGAAAGTGAGAATAAAATTCCGATCTTAAAATCCTCATGAGGTATTGCTTTATTGCTATGCTACTGTAGCAACTCTCATGATATTTTGTGTTACACACTGAATAAAAGTGACAAAAAAAGTTGGAACAGTGATTTGCGCAATAATGTTTTTTAGTTTGAATAACAGTAATAATTATCTTGGTTACAGCTGGGCCGACTTCATAAAATTGAGAAAATCCTTTAGGGCACGGTTTTAATCGCTTAATTACAATGGCGTGTGCTAACAACACAAGACGATAACAAGCAGAACGAGAGGGCTGCTTTCCTGGCAGTGCTATGCTGACGTTTTTATTATCACACAGGGTATAGCTAagatacactaccagtcaaaagtgtggacataCCTACtcgttccagggtttttctttattttgactattttctacattgcagaattatagtgaagatataaaaaataaaaaaaactataaaatgacacatatggaatcatgtagtaaccaaaaaagtgttttgtatttgagattcttcaaagtagccacccattgccttgatgacagctttgcacgctcttggcattctataatataataataataataataatactctcaaccagcttcatgaggtagtcacccggaatgcatttcagtgaacaggcgtgccttgttaaaagttactttgtggaatttctttccttcttaatgcgtttcagccaatcagttgtgttgtgacaaggtaggggtggtatacagttgatagccctatttgataaaagacaaagcccatattatggcaagaacagctcaaataagcaaagataaacgacagtccatcattaatttaagacatgaaggtcagtcaatacggaaaacctcaagaactttgaaagtttcttcaagtgcagtcgcaaaaaccatcaagagctataatgaaactggctttcatgaggaccaccacaggaaaggaagacccagagttacctctgctgtagaggataagttcattagagttaccagcctcagaaattgcagcccaaataaatgcttcacagagtttaagcaacagacacatctcaacatcaatctgtttagaggagactgcgtgaatcaggccttcatggtcgaattgatgcaaagaaaccactaataaaatacaccaatatgaagaagaggcttgcttgtgccaagaaacatgagcaatggacattagaccggtggaaatctgtcctttagtccgagtccaaatttgagatttttggttccaaccgccatgtctttgtgagccGCAAAGTAggcgaacggatgatctctgcgtgtgtgtggttcccactgtgaagaatggaggaggagatgtgatagtgtgggggtgctttgctggtgacaatacctttgatttatttagaattcaaggcgaagcatggctaccacagcattctgcagcgatacgccatcccatctggtttgcacttagtgggactatcatttgtttttcaatgacccaacacacctccaggctgtgtaagggttatttggcCAAGAaaaagagtgatggagtgctgcatcagatgacctggcctccacaatcacccaacctcaacccaattgagatgggttgggatgagttggaccgcagattgcagccaacaattgctcagcatatgcgggaactccttcaagactattggaaaagcattccaggtgaagctggttgagagaatgccaagagtgtgcaaagctgtcatcaaggcgaagaatctcaaataaaaaatgtattggttactacatgattccatatgtgttatttcaaggtttgatgtcttcactttattctacaatgtagaaaatagtaaaactaaggaaaaacccttgaatgagtaggtgtgtccaaacttttgactgatgcAGTATATAATTATAAATTGCATGTTTGGGCTTACTTGAGTTGGTCTGAAAAAAACACGTAAGATGATCTACGTATGACATCAATATGAAAGGTGCAGAAGAGGTGCAGTTCTTTTGAGTCCTCGGGTATTAACAGTCAAGCGTAGCGTTAAGCTCCTTGTTTTGTGCCTTACTCTGTTGTCAATGTTCAGCGTGCATCACTTCAATCAAGTGGTGATTGTCAGTGTTTAAATCATCACACTCATCATTAAACTTGTAAAAGTGTAGCTTATGGAATATATGTTATAAGATTTAATTTTACACCATGTCAaattcaaaatatttttttatgtgcTCTTGTAAGGTTAAGTATGAAAGTGAGAGATATTAAGACAGAATTTATATGCAACATGAAtggtaaaataaagaaaatgatTCAGTATAATTTAACTGGCTGTGTTGCAGTGTTGTGGAAAGAATGTGGCAGATTATGCAGTAACAGTATCTTTGGCTTGACAAAATCTGTCTGCCTTTTATCTGTCGCCAGGCTTCAAAAGCACAACAAAAACCCACAGACATCCAACATGCAGGAGGCACTGTGTTACTTAACTTGTTTATTTTGTCTGCTGTCACAAggaaagagaaaagggagaagacacagagagaaaaaaagaaaaaagaaatgaAACCTTTTTCATTCTAGAATATTGAAGACGAGACAAACAATGGGTTACTTTGTTACTGTTGAATATAACGAAGGGTGAGTCTCTATTTCTGTGAAGAAAAGGCGGCATGTTAGTTTTGCAGATAAGTGATCCGTGTCCTCCTGCCAAACCTAAACAAATTCCATTTCAGACAGCTCACCTTCATGGCTCGTCCTAATCTCCTCTTCTATCTCCGCCACAGTCACTTGACAtttggggaggaggaaggagggctTTGCTTGGGGAGGATTCAAGGCATTTGCGGTTATTGGAATTCACACAGCTAGGGTTAGAATGATTGGGTGGCAGAGGCCTTTCATTTGGATCAAGGTAATATGTCAGGAGTTTTTTTAATCACCAAAAGGATGACATCATCACACATTCAGAACCCTGCATATCAAGCAAAGGTCTACAATCATCATCACTAGCATAAGGCAATGAACTTTACTGGCATGTCAATTTCAACAGCCACTGTTGACTTTTATGGCATGCCACTGTATTTATTATCATATTCAATACGGTCATTACACTCCTGATATACTGTAAGTATGTTTGTAGGTATAGGGGAAAGTGTTGTTGGTTGTTTAGAAATGTTGTTGTAGACTAATTGGGCAATAAAATAGCCCATGGATAGAGATGTTTTACATGGTCCTGAATACACAGTATGATCATGGAAATGACCATGTGTTGAACAAAAATCCCTTGAGACGTCTTGTTTATTTTCCTCTGACCCTATTGGGCAAATAATAATTGACGTGGCACCTGAGTGAATTATCTGGAGAGAAAAAACAAGCAAAAAGGGAAAGTCTTGGACAGAAAAAGTGACTGAACATAGTTGGCAAAGTGAAAGGTATGACATAAAAaggctttttctctctctctgaaatggCATTAGACCggcaaagagagacagggagagagaaagaaagagagttcaCTTCATAGTGTGACCTGCCTTGATGTCTGGCACCATTTAATAGTATCTTACGGCAAGATTTTCCAATTATGGTTGGTAAGCAGAAAATATGACTCTGGATTCAATTACTTAGTTACAATACTTTGCATTGTGTGACAGTGGGGCGAAATGATTCCAGCCTGAAACATCTGATGAATCTTGCAATTAACACTGCTCTCCTCAAAGAGCATTTGTTATTGAGGAATACGAACACAGTGTAACAGTTTGGGGCTAGCTTGATTCTAAGTACATTCTGCCCGCACCCTTTTTCccactttattttactaggcactTGTTTAGTTCTCACTATTAATAAGCCAGGTTAATTCAACTACATCTGGCTCTCCATGGTGTCTCATTGATTCATAGTAGGCCTGTGTTCAAAGCCTAATCCTAAATGCCAACATGGTATTCATTCATTCAACTGTGTTCATTCCAAAATCAGACCTTTAAAAGTGGTCTAATATTGGGAGTCCAACCGTGTCCCATGCCATCTTCTGTTTAGATCCAGCTATGCCGTCTATTTGAATGAAAAACATTTCATGGGTTTTCTCTCTCATGTGTCTTATAGATTCCTGACAACCAGAGAGTAGATCCCCTGGGATCATGGATGGACTTTGTGAAACGACCCGTAGACAACTTCCCTGGGAAATGCCGCAAACGCAAAAGGCCACTGGTAAATATAACAATGTCTTCAGTAGTGGTTCAAATAAGCTAGCTGATCAAGCACTGGTCCGTTCATTACATTGGTCACGAAGCATCTAGTACGATACATAAGTCGAATATTGATATTTTTAATATTGAAACAACTTTCTGTGTCAAATCATGTGTAGAGTATATGTATGATGATCCTATATTATTATGTGATGTGTTATTATTTCCCGATCTCTGTCAGCCAGGACCACCAGGCCCTCCTGGTCCTCCAGGCCCCCAGGGGCCTCCTGGATTCCCCGGGGCAGAGATCACCCAGGAGGTCCTCCTCCAGGAGTTCAAAGAGATGATAAAAGGTAATATCATATAAAGACATAAAATGTCATATAAAGACACAACATGTTACAAGGTCTGATCTGGTCCTTCGCTGAGTATAAAATTACATGTTGATTCCAAAATATTGGTGATTGATCAACTGCTACTGCTGATGGATCATTGTTTCTGTGAAGGCTGAAGTAGTTCATTAGTAACTGACCATCCGGGGTAGATATCAGGTCTGAGTGACTGCAAACTCACTACTCTATTGCTGTACTGTAGTACTCATAGAAAGTTGTTCCTATAGTTCAAAGTCAAGTCCATGTTCTTGTCATCTTTCTAGTTGAGATTTCCATATTCCTTCTGTGTTTTCACCAGAAGCTACAGAGAGGAGAGCTGCTGCAGTGGACAAGCAGACTAGTACCAGTCCTAGTCAGATACCCATGGCCCTCATTGCCCTGGAAGGAATGACCTCTTACAGGAGGATAGAGGAAGCCTTCCACTGTAAACTCATAGGACCTGTGGTTGTCGACAAGAAGACACTGATGGAGCTACAAAACTTTCAGACGGTACATTTTGGAGGAACAATTGAGAACAATTGTAAAGAATGTAGGAGTTTGTGAAGTATTTGGTCACCCCCTTGACCATCTTCTTTATCCTCTTGTCTTACTCACCATTAAGCCGTCTATTAATCTCCACAATcacttttctttctttctattttCTTTCTTTTAACTTTGTTTTAAACGCAGGTTTGAAGTTTTAACCAGCAATGATTCTGGTTATATCCACCTGATGTATAAGAATGAAGCCTGGAATCTTAAGGGATCACCCCTTCCCTAAAGTCTGACAAAGCAATACCATGCTTTGAGTTTAGACTGGCTTCTTAGTCCTTAGTAAAAAAATATCTCCTTTACAACGCTCCACATCACTTTCTGGGTGGTATACAAAAGGCACTCTGTCTGTGACTTGGAATATGGTGCGGAGTGGACAAAAATAGACACGGTTTGAAACGGCATGATGTAGAGGAAGAACTATTCCCTGGGACATTCTGAGGCGGGAGGTTAAGATTAGACAAAGCAAATCAAAAATATTCATCACATAGACAGGTTACAGcaggttaaaaataaataaattcatcaacataatgtttttaatgaaacattatatacaacgggttaccaacatatccatataatgattgacatattttcataaaaaatgttattttgatgaatttattcatattatttcatccttccacaagatatagtcccgatacaaatctagggttgctacccaagccggctggttgtTTGTTCTATCGTTTCGGATGCAAGAGGTGTGACCCAGTCGtttagtctttttgttctgtatctacagtgccttgcgaaagtattcggcccccttgaactttgtttGGCAccattttcagtttttgatttgttcaaaaagttcgaaatatccaataaatgtcattccgcttcatgattgtgtcccacttgttgttgattcttcacaaaaaaatacagttttatatctttatgtttgaagcctgaaatgtggcaaaagttcgcaaagttcaagggggccgaatactttcgcaaggcactgtatgtgtcataacccagtcgttcgttctaaatgttccattgtcaTACTAGCTGGCAATATTCTTATCCCttacttgctagctagccaactatggtcagaataacagcaaagtagctgcatttgcatttgtttaagctgttttctagtgacatttatttggatacatccataacaatgagctaatgatgcgCGATTTCTAATGTGCTTACACGTCAGGATACTGTTGTTCAGAAGAGTCAGACAACAAcgcaatcacttcaaactgaagctggaaagactgcaaactagctgcacttcatttcgttttacctgttttctattgatatttctttgtatatattcataaaaatgatgccagctgattcatgatttagactggctgagaaaagctgcctgtctgtctgtctgtctgtctgtctcatcctgaCTCCCGAgacattcattactatgggacagctggagatcgaatttgaatattaaaacaatgttgcaaaatgtcggagagacagacagcaaggtttatacaaatctccgctgttgaaaactaaaaaaactgttagtctaaaagaaatgtgagataatgtctagatgcttttatagtggagatcaagtttataaattgcctggctgggctgatgagacagtggattgcgcagtcagaagGACCAGAGTaaattttaacgtcatagatttagcaggtggtaacttgtggaatagacaccggctggaatgcggttttcaccaatcagcattcacaattagacccacccattgtataaatAGTAATAATGGACTGTGTTACACTGTATTTACGTATATAAAGTGGGTAGTGACTTAGTCAGGCAACGGAATAAATAACTAGTATTCCAATGTCTGTTGGAAAAATTTGGATTATTTGCTCGGGTGTTCCCTTTGGcagacatacatttacattttgtagCTCCTCGATTCACTTTAGCTAGATATCAATTGAGCCCAAATGATCTGTGAGTCATTGTACAACTCCATTCTGCAAGTCACATTGTATTTGTCCTTCCAGCCTCCTACTAAAGGTGCCTTCCTCCGAGGGACAGGAATGGACCAATCCACAGGACGATTCACAGCTCCCGTTACAGGGATCTACCAGCTCTCTGCTAATGTTCATATTGGTAAGGAATGTTTTTCTACTTTAGGGCAACCCAAATATCAGGGAATCATCTTGGGAAATGTATTGATTTGGAAGTTGGATATCAAATATCAAGACAATGCATGAGGGGCGTTGAGGCACAATTTATTCAGAGATCTTGCTAAAATATTGTACATCTTCAGAGGACTCTGTGACCTTTTCTTCAGATAGGTGTTTTTGAGCTGGATAATGTATAACCTCAGAGTAACTATGTTTCCTCCCTGAAGACCACAACGAGGTAAAGAGGAGTAAGAGTCAGCTGAGAGCCAGGGATAATGTGCGAGTGCTGATCTGCATCGAATCCCTGTGCCATCGATATACGTGAGTAGGCCTACCCTCAGTCCCAGTCTATTGATCGTCTACCGTTTATAAACAAATCTGTATGATGAAGTTTGAAAATGCCTCCAATATCTAGTCACCCTATGAAACAAACTGAAATGAGTCCACTCCATACGTTTTCACCTTGGCATGAAGACCATATGGTTCTTATTTGTTCCTTCTTATGCAACGCTGTTACATGGAATGAGGTAAAAACTATCCCTGACAAacaaaacaatatcataaccattTTTTTCTTTCCCCCAATTAGAGTTAGCTAATCTGTTACTGTCTGCCAGTTCAGGCTTTCTGATGTGTTGTTATGGCATTATATTGACAGCAGTCATTGAATCTGTGCCTGATAATCAGTGTTTAATGCCAGTTTTACTTTTGCTAGTATTTACGAGCTGTTTAAGATGTTGTCTATTATACATTGTGTGGAACCAGTTAGGAATTTCCTGTGTTAAAGTGGAACACGTCTTTAAAGGAAATGTCCTCTCACCCCTTCTCCTGGTCCCTGTCGCCTCTAAATTCTTTATAGACTCACCTTTGACGCCTGGGACACCATGCTGCTTCCAGCACCACAGGCCAGGGTCGTATTAATTTGAGCAAATCGTAGGAAAACATTTTACTATGAAAGAATGGAAAGgaacatttcttattggacatttGGTGCCTATTGAACACAACCCTGAATAGAGACATTTTATTTTTGGGATGTGTGAAGGATGAAGAGAACCAACAACACTCATTTGAAGATACCAGAATATTACACACTCGTTTAAAGATACCAGAATATTACACACTCATTTGAAGATACCAGAATATTACACACTTGTTTAAAGATACCAGAATATTACACACTCATTTGAAGATACCAGAATATTACACACTTGTTTAAAGATACCAGAATATTACACACTCATTTGAAGATACCAGATTATTACACACTTGTTTAAAGATACCAGAATATTACACACTCATTTGAAGATACCAGATTATTACACACTTGTTTAAAGATACCAGAATATTACACACTCATTTGAAGATACCAGATTATTACACACTCGTTTAAAGATACCAGAATATTACACACTCATTTGAAGATACCAGAATATTACACACTTGTTTATACATACCAGAATATTACACACTTGTTTATAGATACCAGAATATTGCACACTTGTTTGTAGATACCAGAATATTACACACTCGTTTGTAGATACCAGAATATTACACACTTGTTTATAGATACCAGATTATTACACACTCGTTTAAAGATACCAGAATATTACACACTCATTTGAAGATACCAGAATATTACACACTTGTTTATAGATACCAGAATATTACACACTCGTTTAAAGATACCAGAATATTACACACTCATTTGAAGATACCAGAATATTACACACTTGTTTGTAGATACCAGAATATTACACACTTGTTTGTAGATACCAGAATATTACACACTTGTTTATAGATACCATAATATTACACACTCATTTGAAGATACCAGAATATTACACACTTGTTTAAAGATACCAGAATATTACACACTTGTTTGTAGATACCAGAATATTACACACTTGTTTGTAGATACCAGAATATTGCACACTTGTTTGTAGATACCAGAATATTGCACACTTGTTTGTAGATACCAGCATATTACACACTTGTTTGTAGATACCAGAATATTGCACACTTGTTTGTAGATACCAGAATATTGCACACTTGTTTGTAGATACCAGAATATTGCACACTTGTTTGTAGATACCAGAATATTGCACACTTGTTTGTAGATACCAGAATATTGCACACTTGTTTGTAGATACCAGAATATTGCACACTTGTTTGTAGATACCAGAATATTGCACACTTGTTTGTAGATACCAGAATATTGCACACTTGTTTGTAGATACCAGAATATTGCACACTTGTTTGTAGATACCAGAATATTGCACACTTGTTTGTAGATACCAGAATATTGCACACTTGTTTGTAGATACCAGAATATTGCACACTTGTTTGTAGATACCAGAATATTACACACTTGTTTGTAGATACCAGAATATTGCACACTTGTTTGTAGATACCAGAATATTGCACACTTGTTTGTAGATACCAGAATATTGCACACTTGTTTGTAGATACCAGAATATTGCACACTTGTTTGTAGATACCAGAATATTGCACACTTGTTTGTAGATACCAGAATATTGCACACTTGTTTGTAGATACCAGCATATTGCACACTTGTTTGTAGATACCAGAATATTGCACACTTGTTTGTAGATACCAGAATATTGCACACTTGTTTGTAGTTACCAGAATATTGCACACTTGTTTGTAGATACCAGAATATTGCACACTTGTTTGTAGATACCAGAATATTGCACACTTGTTTGTAGATACCAGAATATTGCACACTTGTTTGTAGATACCAGAATATTGCACACTTGTTTGTAGATACCAGAATATTGCACACTTGTTTGTAGATACCAGAATATTGCACACTTGTTTGTAGATACCAGAATATTGCACACTTGTT includes these proteins:
- the LOC124032189 gene encoding adipolin-like isoform X2 — translated: MWCGPLVVLAAVFWTQCVLLEGVDAKKERKRPKETPPQHTEAYNTTLSNSEEVGESTKIPDNQRVDPLGSWMDFVKRPVDNFPGKCRKRKRPLPGPPGPPGPPGPQGPPGFPGAEITQEVLLQEFKEMIKATERRAAAVDKQTSTSPSQIPMALIALEGMTSYRRIEEAFHCKLIGPVVVDKKTLMELQNFQTPPTKGAFLRGTGMDQSTGRFTAPVTGIYQLSANVHIDHNEVKRSKSQLRARDNVRVLICIESLCHRYTSLEMIVGLESNSKIFTVYVQGLLELQIGQYTSIFVDNGAGASITIQNGSDFMGMLLGV
- the LOC124032189 gene encoding adipolin-like isoform X3, which translates into the protein MWCGPLVVLAAVFWTQCVLLEGVDAKKERKRPKETPPQHTEAYNTTLSNSEEVGESTKIPDNQRVDPLGSWMDFVKRPVDNFPGKCRKRKRPLPGPPGPPGPPGPQGPPGFPGAEITQEVLLQEFKEMIKERRAAAVDKQTSTSPSQIPMALIALEGMTSYRRIEEAFHCKLIGPVVVDKKTLMELQNFQTPPTKGAFLRGTGMDQSTGRFTAPVTGIYQLSANVHIDHNEVKRSKSQLRARDNVRVLICIESLCHRYTSLEMIVGLESNSKIFTVYVQGLLELQIGQYTSIFVDNGAGASITIQNGSDFMGMLLGV
- the LOC124032189 gene encoding adipolin-like isoform X1 → MWCGPLVVLAAVFWTQCVLLEGVDAKKERKRPKETPPQHTEAYNTTLSNSEEVGESTKIPDNQRVDPLGSWMDFVKRPVDNFPGKCRKRKRPLPGPPGPPGPPGPQGPPGFPGAEITQEVLLQEFKEMIKEATERRAAAVDKQTSTSPSQIPMALIALEGMTSYRRIEEAFHCKLIGPVVVDKKTLMELQNFQTPPTKGAFLRGTGMDQSTGRFTAPVTGIYQLSANVHIDHNEVKRSKSQLRARDNVRVLICIESLCHRYTSLEMIVGLESNSKIFTVYVQGLLELQIGQYTSIFVDNGAGASITIQNGSDFMGMLLGV